Proteins found in one Mustela lutreola isolate mMusLut2 chromosome 12, mMusLut2.pri, whole genome shotgun sequence genomic segment:
- the LOC131813004 gene encoding olfactory receptor 1E5-like — protein sequence MDRRNQTSIYEFLLMGLSEQPEQQPLLFGLFLGMYLVTILGNLLIILAIVSDQHLHNPMYLFLANLSFSDIGFISTIIPKMLDNISSGSKLISYGGCLTQLYFFGLFADLDNFLLAVMAFDRYVAISHPLHYAMTMNSQRCILLVAGSWMVTTFHALVHTLLVMRLSFCGPNIIPHFFCDLVPLLNLACSSTYVNDLVLILMAGTLLIGPFICILTSYFYIALAILRINSTKGKQKAFSNCTSHLSVVSLFYSTAIGVYLCPPSSPSGGKDRVFSIMYTVVTPMLNPFIYSLRNRDMKGALGKLLRRKTL from the coding sequence ATGGACAGAAGAAATCAGACCAGCATCTATGAATTTCTTCTCATGGGACTCTCTGAGCAGCCAGAGCAGCAGCCTCTCCTGTTCGGGCTTTTCCTGGGCATGTACCTGGTCACCATTCTGGGGAACCTGCTCATCATCCTGGCCATAGTTTCTGACCAGCACCTCCACAACCCTATGTACCTCTTCCTGGctaatctttccttttctgacaTTGGTTTCATCTCCACAATAATTCCCAAGATGCTAGATAATATTAGCTCAGGAAGTAAACTGATTTCTTATGGTGGGTGTCTGACACAGCTTTATTTCTTTGGCCTATTTGCAGATCTAGACAACTTTCTCCTGGCTGTGATGGCAtttgaccgctatgtggccatcagCCACCCCCTCCATTATGCCATGACCATGAACTCCCAACGGTGTATCCTGTTGGTGGCTGGGTCATGGATGGTCACTACCTTCCATGCCCTAGTGCATACCCTCCTGGTAATGAGGCTTTCTTTCTGTGGCCCCAATATCATCCCCCATTTCTTCTGTGATCTGGTCCCACTCCTGAATCTGGCCTGCTCCAGTACTTATGTTAATGACCTGGTGCTCATCCTTATGGCAGGAACACTGCTAATTGGACCCTTCATCTGCATCCTTACATCTTACTTTTATATTGCTTTGGCCATCCTAAGAATCAATTCCACAAAGGGTAAGCAAAAGGCCTTCTCCAACTGCACCTCCCACCTCTCTGTGGTCTCTCTGTTTTATAGCACAGCTATTGGGGTCTATTTATGTCCTCCATCATCCCCCTCAGGTGGAAAAGACAGAGTCTTCTCAATAATGTACACAGTGGTGACCCCCATGCTGAACCCCTTCATCTATAGCCTAAGAAACAGGGATATGAAGGGGGCTCTGGGAAAACTACTCAGAAGAAAAACACTCTAA
- the LOC131812500 gene encoding olfactory receptor 1N2-like: MDRINQSSVTEFLLLGLSERPEQQPLLFAIFVGMYLVTVMGNLLIILAIGFDPHLHTPMYFFLANLSFADACFSSTTVPKMLVNIQRQSQIIPYGGCLAQMHFFMTFGALDDFLLGVMAYDRYVAICRPLHYSTLMRPLVCMLLLVACWLLTNLAALLHTLLMARLSFCAGNSIHHFFCDVVPLLQLSCSDTSTNQVALFTVGSMILTGPLSLIILSYAHIISTILRVPSASGRQKAFSTCGSHLTVVFLFYGTAIGVYLFPPSSHSGGKDRVAAVFYTVVTPMLNPFIYSLRNSDMKAALLRVLKGKIS, translated from the exons ATGGACAGAATCAACCAGTCCAGTGTCACTGAATTCCTCCTCTTGGGTCTTTCTGAGAGGCCAGAGCAGCAGCCTCTCCTATTTGCTATCTTTGTGGGCATGTATCTGGTCACTGTCATGGGGAACCTGCTCATCATCCTGGCCATTGGCTTTGACCCACACCTCCACacgcccatgtacttcttcctggccAACCTCTCTTTTGCTGATGCCTGCTTTTCTTCCACCACCGTCCCCAAGATGCTGGTGAACATCCAGAGACAAAGTCAGATCATCCCATATGGAGGGTGTTTGGCCCAGATGCACTTCTTCATGACATTTGGAGCGTTGGATGACTTCCTCTTGGGggtgatggcctatgaccgctatgtggccatctgcaggCCTCTTCACTACTCCACGCTCATGAGGCCCCTGGTGTGCATGCTCCTTCTGGTGGCATGCTGGCTTCTCACCAACCTTGCTGCTCTCCTGCACACTCTGCTTATGGCTAGGCTTTCTTTCTGTGCAGGCAACAGCATCCATCACTTCTTCTGTGATGTGGTCCCTCTGCTGCAACTGTCTTGCTCAGACACCAGCACCAACCAGGTAGCCCTATTCACCGTGGGCTCCATGATCCTCACTGGTCCTCTCTCTCTGATCATTTTGTCATATGCACACATCATCTCCACCATCCTCAGGGTCCCATCTGCCTCTGGGAGGCAGAAGGCCTTCTCCACCTGTGGGTCCCACCTCACTGTTGTCTTCCTGTTTTATGGGACAGCAATTGGTGTCTATCTGTTTCCCCCTTCATCTCACTCTGGGGGTAAAGACAGGGTTGCAGCTGTATTTTACACCGTTGTGACTCCTATGCTGAACCCCTTCATTTATAGTCTCAGGAACAGCGATATGAAGGCTGCACT tctgagggttttgaaggg caaaatctcc